The Gigantopelta aegis isolate Gae_Host chromosome 3, Gae_host_genome, whole genome shotgun sequence genome segment TTTCTTGGACTGCCACAAATAAGCCTGCCAGTCCCAAAATTAGTACAGGATAGAGGTCATTGGAATATACACAGCTGTGATGACAAGAACTCGTGAATCACTATCGAAACAGTTATGATATCAGGTGTccgccaccacagctgtcaagtccgtcacttcaccTACAATTGAAATTTCTGTTTTCATTCCTTTTAATTcagaaaataaaactgtttctgATCAgttgcaaaacatttttattctcaGTTTCTTTGAAGCTGATAcaactgtttttgataactcGTGAACACagaatagaaaaaagaaaaccctAAAATGTTTACCGATgggaattaatttaaatatttaccatACCTCGGGTGGACAACCCCCCACTGAAAACTATAGGTGCAATCAAAATAGTATTTCAGTGTCAGCCATTTCATATTCCCAAACACAAACCGTTGATCATTAAAAATCTTCTAATTTAGCTTAATCAGAATACAGGTGCCTCGTTATAAGTCTTTATTGTTGTCCTAGCTTACTTAATCCATTCGTGCTACTAACCAGTTGCAAAGTTAGCATGTGAAAgttcaaacaaaactgaaaactCGAAGGTGCCCAACGCCTCTTTTCCCCAGGTTTTCATGGCAACTAAAGCCACACCTGACTATAGTTACGTAACAAATAAATCAACCCCACAGGAGGCtcatttataacaaaaacaaaaacaaaattcaaaccaAAATATCAAACTTTAAAAGACAGTCTTGAATTTGTTGCCAATGCAACACGTttccaaatacatgtactagtatttgtAACGACAAATATTACAGTAGCTCAAACGGGATTTTATCTTCTAATATTTTCctacgtatgtatatatatatagtcgttAACGTCCTGTCAAGAAAAAACGATGTTACAACGACAGTTAAATCAAGACAGTCTCTTTATAAATGTAAAACGTGGGCACCTACCTTTGATTTGCATTAATGAACAATAACATTAGTTCTACTGTCAGTAACCTTTTGAAAATACCTATAGAATACATGCATTCGTTGGAGAAGATTCGAAAAATGGGTGCATAACTTGGTGTAGGTCTCAGACAATTTTAAACTTGGTGTAGGTCTCGGACAATTTTAAACTTGGTGTAGGTCTCAGACAATTTTAAACTTGGTGTAGGTCTCAGACAATTTTAAACTTGGTGTAGGTCTCGGACAATTTTAAACTTGGTGTAGGTCTCAGACAATTTTAAACTTGGTGTAGGTCTCAGACAATTTTAAACTTGCaaaaaccatttatgggttatgcaaaaacaaattaatgtaacACATTTCGTTTTTATTTAACCAGTTAtcaccatgtaaatgatgttgtAAATTAATGCAACACTGAAAAATGGCTTGAATTAAGCGAACGGTGTGCGAACGAAACAATCGTTCTTGCAAGTTTAAAAGGCTTCAGCCTTGTCCAAGTATAACATCAGTGTTTCTACCAGAAgtaaatttttgggtatggtgctgtggaattgaatgcaaccacatcGTCAACAGGGGTTTTGGTGGCCTCCCCTAAAAAagaaatgggttaagtttagggttagggttaagaaaatcacactGTAacgataagagtaattaattttgacaCCATCATTACGCCTAGATACACCATCATTACGTCTGTCATCAGTCGATAACACTGATGTTTTGTCATGgattaaacaaatgttctccACCCAcactcacaaaaataaattaacgaACAAGAACAAAGGAACGTCAACAATAACCCCACCAAAAATGGTGgtaaagaaatgaaatattaaaattgtggtatatattatttggtacATATTCCGCCGTTCATTGACAAAACTGGATAActtacattttacttgttttgagATAATTAACTTTTCACTGACTGGTTCGGTTTTGACAATGGCAAAAGAAGTAAACTACAGTTCagtttacaataattaattaaaaagtaaCCTGTAAGTTGTAAAATTACACAATGTAAATTTTGACAAAGAAGTGATTTACTAGGTTTTGCCAAAGGCAACGACAAAGTTGAACTATCACTAATATTTCAACAATCAAGGACtaattaatttgaaaaacaataaaataaaaaataacatgagTAAAACGCAAAAACTGGGTTATTCGGTCGCCGCCAACACGGGAAAATAAACACGGTAATATGTCTctaaacgaaacaaaaacaaaacaagaaccaTTTATTTTGATCCACATACTGACGAAAGCTGTACTTCACGGCATTTTACTCGTCCACTGTCCTGGTACCACCACGTACGCATCATGGGCCTTGATCTGTATCATCTCTTGGTTCTTGTTGATGAACATCCCCGTCAACAGTTTCCCATACAGGCACCCCGTGTCCAGCCCAGTGGCAAATGTGTATTTCTGGAGGCCCCTGCGGGCATCGTGTCCGAAATACACGTGCTCTGGCCCGCGCCACGTGGTCGCCCAGGAAACCCCTTCGTTGCTGTCTTCCGATGGAATCATCTTCGGTCCGAAAAACGTGTCTTGGGTGATGACGTTCCGCATGTGCGTCACGTGCGTCAAATCCTGCTCGTGCAGCGGAACCCCCGGGACGAGCCCCGCGTGGACGACGATCGTCTTCAGACTGGGAATCTCGATGGAATACGGCAGCTCGGCGAGGTACTCGACGTCACTGTCGGTGAAACACGTCACCCAGTGGTAGCTCGCGGGGAGCTGGCGAC includes the following:
- the LOC121367871 gene encoding bis(5'-nucleosyl)-tetraphosphatase PrpE [asymmetrical]-like isoform X1, translated to MAGFMFYLVSLFRGRRPSKHLVPIPSVCHLVLTSDDVRDRPVFVVGDVHGCVDELMDLAEKAQEIHDNTLFVFVGDLVNKGPFNKAVLDFVRSLDHYAVRGNHDDAVLRQCLDYRTNPSRQLPASYHWVTCFTDSDVEYLAELPYSIEIPSLKTIVVHAGLVPGVPLHEQDLTHVTHMRNVITQDTFFGPKMIPSEDSNEGVSWATTWRGPEHVYFGHDARRGLQKYTFATGLDTGCLYGKLLTGMFINKNQEMIQIKAHDAYVVVPGQWTSKMP